Part of the Kushneria marisflavi genome, TACCGCTTTGATCACCCTGATGGTCCGTGCCGACCGGATCTTCGATGACATCAACAACTTCTTCGCTGTTGTGATGTCCGAACATCCCCATCAGCATATTGCCCAGCATCATGCCGCCGGCAACACCGGCCGCCGTTTGCAGGGCGCCTCCCAGGAAACCACCGCCGCCGCGCTTGGCATTGCCGTTAGCGCTCGGTGCCGGGCCGTTGGTCTGCCAGTTCTGACCGGGGCCGGAACCGGCCGCACGCCCCGAAAAGCTCGCTGACCGGCTGCGCTCGTCGGGACGTTCCTCGCGCTGATCGGCGCCGAAAATACCGGCCAGAAAGCCGCCACTGCTGCGCTTCTCGCTCTTTTGTTTTTCCAGCGCTTCGATGCGAGCGTTAAGCCGTTTGATGGCCGCTTCCTGAACCACAATGGTCTGCGCCATGTAGTAGGGCGCACCGGGCTGGTCGCGAACGTGGGCATCAATGCGTGCCTGAGCCTGTGCATCCCGTTCGCCGGTTTGCGCTTCGGTGTCCTTCAGGCGGGAAAACAGACTGTCGATCACTTCCTGTTCACTGCGTGCCATGGAATGTCTCCTTGTGCGAGGCATGAAAGCCGTCACAGCTTTGACCATCGTCTGACGTCATGGTGCCCGATTCAGGTCTGATTGAGTGCATGCACCAGCGCCGGCAGGTCTTTCATGTGAAGCAGCTCATGCGCCCGTTCCGGCGTCTGCTCTTCTTCGGGAAAATGGTTGATGTGGGCCACCTGCATGCCGGCGGCCAGTGCCGCCGTAATGCCAACGGGGGCATCATCGATGACCAGACACTCTTCGGGGGCGACCCCCATGACACGAGCGGCATGTAAAAAGAGCTCGGGGTCCGGCTTGAAATGGCCTACGTCATAGGCTGAAAAAAGGTGATCGCCAAAAAAGCGGCCGAGCTTTGATACTTCCATCGACTGGCGAATCTTG contains:
- a CDS encoding DUF2076 domain-containing protein: MARSEQEVIDSLFSRLKDTEAQTGERDAQAQARIDAHVRDQPGAPYYMAQTIVVQEAAIKRLNARIEALEKQKSEKRSSGGFLAGIFGADQREERPDERSRSASFSGRAAGSGPGQNWQTNGPAPSANGNAKRGGGGFLGGALQTAAGVAGGMMLGNMLMGMFGHHNSEEVVDVIEDPVGTDHQGDQSGMDSGDPGMDQGGFAQTDYDSPSDASYDDGGFQDDNAFFGGDAGGFDDFDEV